The region CCTTGGTGGGAGGGGCCGGGGGAGCAGGGGGCTCGGGCTTCATGAACATCTTGCCGATCTGCCAGGCGACGAACGTGATGATCGCGAAGTTGAGGAACACTCCCGCGAAATCGCCAACCCCGAACTTGATCGACCCGACGTCGAGCGTCCACGTGCGCCATGCACCGCCGGGAATCGCTGCCCCGATGATCGGCATGAGGAAATCGTCGCTCATCGCCTTCACCAGCGCGCCGGCCGCACCACCCACGATCACCGCCAACGCCAAACCGACAACGTTC is a window of Gemmatimonadaceae bacterium DNA encoding:
- a CDS encoding MscL family protein — its product is MWEDFKKFLEKANVVGLALAVIVGGAAGALVKAMSDDFLMPIIGAAIPGGAWRTWTLDVGSIKFGVGDFAGVFLNFAIITFVAWQIGKMFMKPEPPAPPAPPTKACPYCMSTIPAAATRCAHCTSQL